GCATTTTACCCCGCACCGCCAGCCATTTTTATACTCCTGCTGTTTTTACTTTTGAAGATCTCGATGACATGCTCATCGATGTTTATGCTGGTGAGGTGATAGTACCGGAATATTTAGATCAGTTTTTGAACGAAGAAAAACATGCGGGCTGGACAGTGCGCGAACGCGAGAACCGGTTGCTGGAGCTTTATTACGACGCGGGCATTTGCCATCCGCAGGAATTTATCCGCTCGATGTTTCTGTTCAAGCGTGATCTGAAAAATGTATTGCTCGCGCTCAACGCGCGTAGACAGGGTTTCAAGATCACGCGTATCACTGTGGGCGATTACGATCTGCCCGTTGCGCTGGCGGCTTCGACGCAGGCGGATTTTGGGCTTGGCGGAGAGCACGATTACCTCGGGCAGCTGGCGCACCTTCTCGCCGAAGGCAAATTGGTCGAACTCGAACAAACGATCGACGAGCTGCTGCTCACACACTGTGCTGCACTGGTGCGCGGTGAAATCTTCTCACTGAATTTCGTGCTCTATTATTTTCTCGATCTGAGCCTGAGGCATCGCTGGCGGGCTCTGACACCAGATCAGGGAGCGCGTGCACTCGGTGATCTTGTTGAAGACATCATCAGAACTGCAGGTGAACCAGCAGAGAGCGGAGTAATAAAATGAGCGGAGTATCTTCAACGCAGGGGAAAATTACCGGTGTGTTGTCGAACCTCGTCAGCATCGAAGCGAACGGGCCTGTTGGGCAAAACGAAATTTGTTATATCGAACATGATCGAGTAAGGCTAATGGCCGAAGTGATTCGCGTTTCGGGAAACACCGCTCAGGCGCAGGTCTTTGAATCGACGCGTGGCATCAAGAGCGGCGATAGGGTAAGCTTCACCGGGCATATGCTTGAGATCTCACTTGGCCCCGGCATTCTCTCGCGTAAGTACGACGGCCTGCAGAACGATCTCGATAAATTAACCGGGCTGTTTCTTGAACGCGGCCAGCAGGTCGATCCGCTCGATACAGAAGTGCTGTTCGATTTTTCCCCGCTTGTAGCGGCTGGTGCCCAAGTTGAAGCCGGTGACTGGTTAGGCCAGGTCAACGAAGGCTGGATCAAGCACAAGATTATGGTACCGTTTGCGCTCGAGGGTGTACACACGGTAAAAAGTCTCGTCAGCGCCGGAAAATACCGCGTCGACGACGAGATCGCAGAACTTACGAACTCCTCCGGTGAAACGGTAAAAGTTACCATGCGGCAAAAATGGCCGGTGAAACGCGCGATCACCAACTACACCGAAAAGATGCGCCCTTTCAAATTGCTCGAAACCGGTATTCGTGCGGTCGATACGCTGAACCCGATGCCCGAGGGCGGCAGCGGCTTTATTCCGGGGCCGTTTGGCTGCGGCAAAACGGTGTTGCAACACGCGATGAGCAAGAATGCCAATGCGGATCTCATCATCATCACGGCGTGCGGCGAACGCGCGAATGAGGTGGTCGAAATTTTTAAGGAGTTTCCCGAACTTGAAGATCCGCGTACCGGTCGCAAGCTGATGGAGCGCACGACGATTGTCTGCAATACCTCAAACATGCCGGTGGCAGCGCGCGAAGCGTCGGTCTATACCGGCATGACGATCGCCGAATATTACCGCGCAATGGGATTAAAAGTGCTGCTGCTCGCCGATTCGACTTCGCGCTGGGCGCAGGCACTGCGCGAAATGTCGAACCGGCTTGAAGAGCTGCCGGGGCCCGATGCTTTTCCGATGGACCTTTCGGCGGTCATCTCGGCCTTTTATGCGCGCGCGGGTTTTATCAGACTGAAGGACGGCAATACCGGTTCGGTGACTTTTATCGGTACGGTTTCACCCGCTGGCGGTAATATGAACGAACCCGTGACCGAAAGTACCCGCAAGGCTGCACGCTGCTACTATGCGCTGGCGCAGAAACGGGCCGACTCAAAGCGCTACCCGGCGATTGACCCGCTCGATTCGTATTCCAAGTATCTCGATTACCCTGAGTTTCGCGAGCAGCTGGCGGCCGACCTGCAGCCGGGTTGGGCCGAACTCGTCGAGCGCATGCGCGATTACCTCAGGCGCAGCGTTGAAGCGGCCGACCAGATTTCTATTCTGGGCGACGACAGCGTACCGGTGAGCTACCATGTTACACTCTGGAAAGGCGAGTTGCTGGATTTTGCGATTCTGCAGCAGGACGCGTTTGATCCGATTGACCAGAATACCCCGATGGAACGGCAGAAGTACATGCTGGGCCTCGTCGCTGAAATTTGTACGCAGGATTTTGATTTTGCGCATTTTGAAGATGTCGGAGTGTTCTTTAAGAAACTGATAAATCTGATGAAACAGATGAACTACTCTCCGTTTAAGAATGCCGACTTTACGAAATACGAGGCTGAACTCAAAAGCCTCGCTGCTGGCAAGAAGGCTGCCGCGGTAGTGTCATGAAAAAAGTTTATACACGCCTTTCCAAAATCACGAAGGCGACAATCACGCTGCTGGCAGAAGGCGTCGGCAACGAAGAGATGGCGATAGTTGATGGCCGTCGCGCTCAGGTAGTGAAGATCAGCG
The sequence above is a segment of the Turneriella parva DSM 21527 genome. Coding sequences within it:
- a CDS encoding DUF2764 family protein; amino-acid sequence: MAESNFYFLVNALPDPTDLEAGELEAVRLLIEDNLNQTETHAFRYLLYRNDNKNLLKLLRKRDGILPRTASHFYTPAVFTFEDLDDMLIDVYAGEVIVPEYLDQFLNEEKHAGWTVRERENRLLELYYDAGICHPQEFIRSMFLFKRDLKNVLLALNARRQGFKITRITVGDYDLPVALAASTQADFGLGGEHDYLGQLAHLLAEGKLVELEQTIDELLLTHCAALVRGEIFSLNFVLYYFLDLSLRHRWRALTPDQGARALGDLVEDIIRTAGEPAESGVIK
- a CDS encoding V-type ATP synthase subunit A, with the translated sequence MSGVSSTQGKITGVLSNLVSIEANGPVGQNEICYIEHDRVRLMAEVIRVSGNTAQAQVFESTRGIKSGDRVSFTGHMLEISLGPGILSRKYDGLQNDLDKLTGLFLERGQQVDPLDTEVLFDFSPLVAAGAQVEAGDWLGQVNEGWIKHKIMVPFALEGVHTVKSLVSAGKYRVDDEIAELTNSSGETVKVTMRQKWPVKRAITNYTEKMRPFKLLETGIRAVDTLNPMPEGGSGFIPGPFGCGKTVLQHAMSKNANADLIIITACGERANEVVEIFKEFPELEDPRTGRKLMERTTIVCNTSNMPVAAREASVYTGMTIAEYYRAMGLKVLLLADSTSRWAQALREMSNRLEELPGPDAFPMDLSAVISAFYARAGFIRLKDGNTGSVTFIGTVSPAGGNMNEPVTESTRKAARCYYALAQKRADSKRYPAIDPLDSYSKYLDYPEFREQLAADLQPGWAELVERMRDYLRRSVEAADQISILGDDSVPVSYHVTLWKGELLDFAILQQDAFDPIDQNTPMERQKYMLGLVAEICTQDFDFAHFEDVGVFFKKLINLMKQMNYSPFKNADFTKYEAELKSLAAGKKAAAVVS